From one Syntrophales bacterium genomic stretch:
- the pal gene encoding peptidoglycan-associated lipoprotein Pal has translation MLNRKKGRWNLGMVFIMVLFLMLSSCAKKSAVTEVPEQKAVEPKKESVSETPKPKAVVEEKAKTPALEPLMEKKEVAKEAPAVKESPITEEKKAVSTEAKPVAKVELRDINFDFDKYNIRPDAREILKEHAEWLMKNPEVRILIEGHCDERGTNEYNLALGEKRANETKKYLIELGISADRIETISYGEERPLDPRHCEEAWAKNRRAHFVIK, from the coding sequence ATGTTGAACAGAAAAAAGGGCAGATGGAACCTAGGTATGGTTTTCATTATGGTTCTCTTTCTGATGTTGTCCAGTTGCGCAAAGAAAAGCGCTGTTACAGAGGTGCCGGAACAAAAAGCAGTTGAACCCAAAAAAGAATCCGTATCTGAGACACCAAAGCCAAAAGCTGTGGTTGAGGAAAAAGCAAAAACGCCTGCTTTAGAACCCCTAATGGAGAAGAAAGAAGTGGCAAAAGAAGCTCCCGCAGTCAAAGAGTCCCCCATCACAGAGGAGAAAAAAGCCGTTTCTACTGAGGCCAAACCTGTGGCAAAGGTGGAACTCAGGGATATCAATTTTGACTTCGACAAGTACAACATCCGCCCCGATGCAAGGGAGATCCTCAAGGAACATGCTGAATGGCTAATGAAAAACCCCGAGGTTCGTATCCTCATCGAAGGTCACTGCGACGAGAGGGGAACTAACGAGTACAACCTTGCACTGGGTGAGAAGAGAGCAAACGAAACTAAAAAATACTTAATTGAGCTTGGAATTAGCGCTGACCGCATCGAGACAATAAGCTATGGAGAGGAAAGACCTCTTGACCCTCGCCATTGTGAAGAAGCATGGGCCAAAAATCGCCGTGCACACTTCGTAATCAAATAA
- the fabD gene encoding ACP S-malonyltransferase — protein MGKVAFVFPGQGSQFVGMGADIYQTYSETREVFKKASEVLGFDMESLCFKGPEDVLASTFYTQVAVLTLELGALEALRSETSFVPHYLAGHSLGEYAAIYASGALSLPDVLYIVKLRALRHQEAVPEGVGAMAAVIGLEENVVKEVCERACATGYEVVDVANINAPNQVVVSGHRGLVDRVVNELSERGAKKWVLLPISVPCHSRLLVRAALDFYKDLSGIQFGEFKIPVLPNYDPWKFHTRETAVELLWRQMVSPVRWKETVERLVELGVDTVVEIGPRRVLGGLIKAIDRRVNVLFAGDVSSLRGTARYLNSL, from the coding sequence ATGGGAAAGGTTGCCTTCGTTTTTCCAGGGCAGGGCTCCCAGTTTGTGGGAATGGGGGCTGATATTTATCAAACTTACAGCGAAACCCGGGAAGTTTTCAAAAAGGCAAGTGAAGTACTCGGTTTTGATATGGAGTCTCTATGTTTTAAGGGGCCTGAGGATGTACTGGCGAGTACCTTTTACACCCAGGTGGCTGTTTTGACTTTAGAATTGGGAGCTTTGGAGGCTTTGAGATCAGAGACATCGTTTGTGCCTCATTACCTGGCGGGTCACAGTTTGGGGGAATACGCAGCTATTTATGCTTCGGGGGCTCTAAGTCTCCCGGATGTTCTATATATAGTTAAGCTGAGAGCACTCCGACACCAGGAGGCAGTTCCCGAGGGGGTCGGGGCTATGGCCGCGGTTATCGGCCTAGAGGAAAATGTGGTGAAGGAGGTTTGTGAAAGAGCGTGCGCTACTGGTTATGAGGTGGTGGACGTAGCCAACATAAATGCACCCAATCAGGTGGTGGTATCCGGACACAGAGGTTTAGTAGATCGGGTGGTAAATGAGTTAAGTGAAAGAGGGGCGAAAAAATGGGTGTTACTCCCCATAAGTGTCCCCTGTCATTCCCGTTTGCTGGTACGAGCTGCCTTAGATTTTTATAAAGATCTCTCCGGGATACAATTTGGCGAATTCAAGATACCCGTTCTTCCCAATTATGATCCTTGGAAGTTCCATACACGGGAAACTGCTGTAGAACTTCTTTGGCGTCAGATGGTTTCTCCTGTGAGGTGGAAAGAAACGGTTGAACGTTTAGTTGAGCTTGGAGTCGATACGGTGGTTGAAATTGGACCTAGGAGAGTCCTCGGTGGGTTGATAAAGGCCATCGATCGACGTGTAAATGTGCTCTTTGCAGGTGACGTTTCTTCCTTAAGGGGCACCGCCCGGTATTTGAATTCCCTTTGA
- a CDS encoding DUF4292 domain-containing protein, which produces MSFITRALHFSLLLVIFCLVSMGCVHREAYPIKPQCSPVPAELTTPIPSPLKGIAICEVSLKGIRIPFHLAVLLKQPASMRIEMLPLIGPPDLILAVKDEEEQLYLPLKGVFYVSKGTIVSRLIGFPISKDELVAYLTGRVPGYLSSYCVKEEISDEGILYDVLTERDDLHFSFWRDKKSKFLTGLVRYDGEKRPLYVVTFSDFRSLGSYVIPFTVSVSDRRGRLFKLSYEELEWVHNDVDDAFIMKIPSGVNPIEVEDGNLPIPTDFGELMHLE; this is translated from the coding sequence ATGAGTTTTATCACAAGGGCTTTGCACTTTTCGTTATTATTGGTAATCTTCTGTTTAGTTTCGATGGGTTGTGTTCATCGTGAGGCTTATCCGATTAAACCTCAGTGTTCACCTGTTCCTGCGGAATTAACTACTCCCATTCCAAGTCCACTGAAGGGTATTGCTATTTGTGAGGTCTCTCTGAAGGGCATAAGGATTCCCTTTCATTTGGCTGTCCTTTTGAAACAGCCGGCTAGTATGCGGATAGAGATGTTACCCTTGATTGGTCCTCCTGATCTCATTCTTGCTGTGAAGGACGAGGAAGAACAGCTATACCTACCCCTAAAGGGGGTGTTTTATGTGTCAAAGGGAACGATCGTGTCGCGACTCATTGGTTTTCCCATTTCAAAGGATGAGCTTGTGGCGTATCTCACTGGTAGGGTGCCTGGTTACCTTAGCAGTTACTGTGTCAAAGAAGAAATCTCTGATGAGGGCATACTTTACGATGTTCTAACTGAGAGGGACGATCTTCATTTCTCTTTCTGGAGAGATAAGAAAAGCAAATTTCTTACAGGGTTGGTGCGGTACGACGGAGAAAAACGTCCTCTTTATGTTGTGACCTTCTCTGATTTTAGATCTCTTGGGTCTTATGTAATACCTTTTACTGTTTCTGTGAGCGACCGAAGGGGTCGACTGTTTAAACTAAGCTACGAGGAGTTAGAATGGGTGCACAATGACGTCGATGATGCCTTTATCATGAAGATACCTTCGGGAGTAAATCCGATTGAAGTTGAAGATGGGAACTTGCCTATACCCACTGATTTTGGAGAGCTAATGCATCTCGAGTAA
- a CDS encoding acyl carrier protein, producing the protein MDAVIKKIIEGIREIFLELGDQPLTAETRLGDIPGFDSMAAVNLQTFLEETFKVSVFLEILNEETTIEEVALYITDPQKMVQAVRRG; encoded by the coding sequence ATGGATGCTGTTATAAAAAAAATTATAGAAGGTATTAGGGAGATATTCTTGGAGCTGGGGGACCAACCACTAACAGCGGAGACAAGATTGGGGGATATTCCTGGATTCGATTCCATGGCGGCGGTTAACCTACAGACCTTCCTTGAAGAGACTTTTAAAGTAAGTGTATTTCTCGAGATTCTAAATGAAGAGACAACAATTGAAGAAGTTGCCCTTTATATAACCGATCCTCAGAAAATGGTCCAAGCTGTAAGGAGAGGTTAA
- a CDS encoding DNA polymerase IV produces MYGVDRVFSLSAWPLAIVHVDGDAFFTSCEEALHPMLRGRPLVTGGERGIVACANYVAKRMGIKRGLSLRDARRICPQLVVLPSDYETYSLFSRRMFAILRRFTPQVEEYSIDEAFADITGLRSLFRSSYEEIAKKMKEDIFRELGITVSVGLSITKVLAKLASRYHKPDGFTVIEGREIAFYLKDIPVGDLWGIGPATADYLNKIGVLTALDFAQLPEAVVKRCLAKPGVEIWREIRGESVYPVSYGVRDTRVSISKTKTFAPPTTDREYIFAHLLRNLESACMKARRFDLVPRKLVFYLKKQDTTYSVREIRLPRPSNLPLELVDLLRQNFEEVYQINTLYRATGVILSELLPDTPIQYDLFEDPLRAERIRKIYEVVDCVNDRFGKHTLHLGGSHLIEVQGDGRRGPPTIREAVRFLGETRRRHIGLPLLRSTSFLSVTAVRGKRESSIR; encoded by the coding sequence ATGTATGGGGTGGATAGGGTATTTTCCCTTAGTGCCTGGCCTCTGGCGATTGTTCACGTAGATGGAGATGCCTTTTTCACTTCTTGTGAGGAGGCCCTTCATCCGATGTTGAGGGGAAGACCTCTGGTAACAGGAGGAGAGAGGGGCATTGTAGCCTGTGCGAATTATGTGGCCAAGAGAATGGGTATAAAAAGGGGGTTGTCCTTAAGGGATGCCAGAAGGATATGTCCCCAACTGGTTGTTCTCCCCTCTGACTATGAGACTTACAGTCTCTTTTCCCGGAGGATGTTTGCTATACTTAGGCGTTTTACACCACAGGTTGAGGAGTATTCCATCGACGAGGCCTTTGCCGATATCACCGGGTTAAGAAGTCTTTTCAGGTCCTCTTATGAGGAGATTGCTAAGAAAATGAAGGAAGATATATTCCGGGAGCTGGGGATTACTGTTTCCGTGGGACTTAGTATCACTAAGGTACTAGCCAAGTTGGCTTCCAGGTATCATAAGCCCGATGGTTTCACGGTAATAGAGGGAAGGGAAATAGCGTTTTATTTGAAGGACATCCCCGTAGGGGATCTCTGGGGTATAGGTCCAGCAACGGCGGATTATCTGAACAAAATAGGTGTGCTTACAGCTCTGGATTTTGCCCAACTTCCAGAAGCGGTAGTAAAGAGGTGTCTTGCCAAACCTGGTGTCGAAATTTGGAGGGAGATCCGAGGAGAGTCTGTCTATCCTGTTTCTTACGGGGTGAGGGATACTCGTGTTTCCATCAGCAAAACGAAGACCTTTGCCCCTCCTACTACAGACCGGGAGTACATATTTGCTCATTTGCTCCGTAATTTAGAGTCGGCATGTATGAAGGCCCGCCGTTTTGATTTAGTTCCCCGGAAGCTTGTTTTTTACCTGAAGAAACAGGATACTACGTACTCTGTCCGAGAGATCCGTCTGCCTCGCCCCTCTAATTTACCTCTAGAGCTCGTGGATCTCCTACGTCAGAATTTTGAAGAAGTTTACCAGATAAACACCCTTTATAGGGCTACGGGTGTTATCCTTTCGGAACTTTTACCGGACACGCCGATACAGTACGATTTGTTCGAGGATCCTCTGCGGGCAGAGCGGATCAGAAAAATTTACGAGGTTGTGGATTGTGTGAATGATCGGTTTGGTAAACATACTCTTCACCTTGGGGGTTCTCACCTCATCGAGGTTCAAGGTGATGGTCGTCGGGGACCCCCAACGATTAGGGAGGCTGTAAGGTTTCTGGGAGAAACAAGAAGACGTCACATAGGGCTACCTCTACTGCGTTCAACCTCTTTCCTCAGCGTTACTGCTGTCAGGGGAAAGAGGGAGAGTAGTATCAGGTAA
- a CDS encoding S41 family peptidase, whose amino-acid sequence MRRRNSLLFLFIILWGILIFIGPYSDSGVSAAIERGIYKELKTFTEVLDIVQKNYIEPVKVQDLIRGAITGMIKSLDPHSSYMTADMYKELKLETEGTFGGVGIEITIHRGVLTVVSPIEDTPAYMAGIKAGDQIIMINDEPTKDMSIVDAVKRIRGPKGTKVKLSILREGETRLKEFVITRAIIKVASVKHKLVDEGIGYIRVSSFQERTTEDLLKALGELNGKTHLLKGIVLDLRNNPGGLFEQAVSVSDAFLKSGVIVYTRGRTKGMEKREVARDDGSEPSCPMVVLVNEGTASAAEIVAGALQDHGRALLLGTQTFGKGSVQTVIPLENGDALKLTTARYFTPKGRSIQAEGITPDIIVKYQRSPDEEDGDEYIVREKDLRGHIPSTQEKENGTVVDKGKAPKVPIRIPGENDKRKDVFKKREFGDVNRDNQLRAAVDILKSWEIFKKQTKREG is encoded by the coding sequence ATGAGGAGACGTAATTCTTTACTATTTCTGTTTATAATTCTTTGGGGCATTCTCATATTTATAGGACCATACAGTGATAGCGGTGTTTCTGCTGCTATCGAAAGGGGGATATATAAAGAACTGAAAACATTCACCGAGGTGCTCGATATTGTGCAGAAGAACTATATAGAACCTGTTAAGGTCCAGGATCTCATTCGCGGAGCCATAACTGGAATGATAAAGTCCTTGGATCCACACAGCAGTTATATGACGGCGGATATGTACAAGGAATTGAAATTGGAAACGGAAGGAACCTTTGGGGGTGTAGGTATCGAGATCACTATTCACAGGGGAGTTCTGACGGTAGTTTCTCCAATTGAGGACACACCGGCGTATATGGCGGGTATAAAGGCGGGTGATCAGATCATAATGATTAACGATGAACCCACAAAAGATATGAGCATAGTGGATGCTGTAAAGAGGATCCGTGGCCCGAAGGGGACAAAGGTTAAGCTCTCCATTCTGAGGGAAGGTGAAACGAGATTGAAAGAATTTGTCATAACGAGGGCAATAATAAAAGTTGCGAGTGTTAAGCATAAGCTTGTTGATGAAGGTATTGGTTATATTCGCGTTTCTTCTTTTCAGGAAAGGACTACAGAAGATCTTTTGAAAGCCCTTGGGGAATTAAATGGAAAGACTCATTTATTGAAAGGTATTGTTTTGGATCTTCGTAATAACCCGGGAGGGTTGTTCGAACAGGCAGTTTCTGTGTCTGATGCATTCCTTAAATCTGGAGTTATTGTTTATACACGGGGAAGGACAAAGGGTATGGAAAAGAGAGAGGTCGCGAGAGATGATGGTTCAGAGCCATCTTGTCCCATGGTGGTTCTCGTTAATGAAGGAACGGCAAGTGCAGCGGAGATAGTGGCTGGTGCCCTTCAGGATCATGGTAGGGCTCTGCTTCTTGGTACACAAACGTTCGGTAAAGGATCTGTCCAGACAGTGATACCTCTAGAAAACGGTGATGCTCTGAAACTCACCACCGCCCGGTATTTCACACCCAAGGGTCGCTCCATTCAGGCTGAGGGTATTACACCCGACATAATTGTGAAGTACCAACGCTCACCCGATGAAGAGGATGGGGATGAGTATATCGTTAGAGAAAAGGATCTCCGTGGTCACATTCCTTCCACACAAGAAAAAGAAAATGGGACTGTTGTTGATAAAGGTAAAGCTCCCAAGGTTCCCATCAGGATCCCTGGGGAGAACGACAAAAGAAAGGATGTGTTTAAGAAGAGGGAATTTGGTGATGTCAACAGAGATAACCAATTACGGGCTGCAGTGGACATATTGAAGAGTTGGGAGATATTTAAAAAACAGACGAAGCGTGAAGGTTAG
- a CDS encoding AtpZ/AtpI family protein: MTAQYTKVQDVRRNSSVLMLSAWGFVIVLASLSFMYVGYLIDEWMGTAPNFMFGLFFLAVVTSIGRLYQEAWKKKNNV; the protein is encoded by the coding sequence ATGACTGCCCAATATACTAAAGTACAGGATGTCCGAAGAAATTCGTCAGTGCTGATGCTGAGTGCGTGGGGTTTTGTGATTGTCCTCGCATCCCTCTCCTTCATGTACGTGGGTTATCTTATCGATGAATGGATGGGAACGGCACCTAATTTCATGTTTGGTTTATTCTTTCTGGCGGTTGTAACCTCAATAGGTCGTCTTTATCAGGAGGCGTGGAAAAAGAAAAATAACGTTTGA
- a CDS encoding tetratricopeptide repeat protein, producing MYHYSLGILHGLNGEHEEAIRELEEALKLDPESSQIVVDMAMAYVEKGKVDKAKEICEQFIQKNDGSSDLHMMLGGIYLNSREFTKAEGHYKRVVDLDPQNRNAFFYLGLVYMELQKNEDALGAFDRLLAFDAEDLMGNYYKARVLMNAKRWKEAEDGFKKVLSIKPDFDAALIDLALLYEKLGRLDEAVGVLKEFLRLHPLNVQARLKLSEFYMKAKKYDEAEKELQRITKLRGFNREAMLNLGFLYLETKRYEKAEEIISELARLYSGDHRITYFLALIYEERGNFKAAKEQLKKIPSDSEVYISALIRMAVVLKKEGVMDEAISLIERSLGERKDENLYLFLSSLYEEKNDYSGACRVLAEGIKLFPRSVDLYYALGSLYEKVGRWEDGVAQMKKILEIDPDHADALNFIGYSYADRGLHLEEAEKLISRALKLKPGNGYIMDSMGWVYFRQNRLEEALVYLKQAASLLPEDGTIAEHLGDVLVRMGRFKEAEEVYRRALMLNPHNEGLKKKIDALKEK from the coding sequence ATGTATCATTATTCCCTGGGAATTCTCCATGGGCTTAATGGTGAGCATGAAGAAGCTATAAGGGAACTAGAAGAAGCTTTGAAACTTGATCCTGAATCGTCGCAGATTGTTGTGGATATGGCTATGGCGTATGTGGAGAAAGGTAAGGTGGATAAAGCGAAGGAGATATGTGAGCAATTTATTCAGAAAAACGATGGCTCTTCTGATCTGCATATGATGCTTGGGGGGATTTACCTGAACTCCCGGGAGTTTACGAAAGCTGAAGGTCATTATAAAAGAGTAGTTGACCTCGATCCACAAAACAGAAATGCCTTCTTTTACCTCGGTTTAGTCTATATGGAATTACAGAAAAATGAGGATGCCCTTGGTGCATTTGATAGACTTCTCGCGTTTGATGCGGAAGATCTCATGGGTAACTATTATAAAGCGCGGGTTCTCATGAATGCAAAAAGATGGAAAGAAGCCGAGGATGGTTTCAAAAAAGTCCTTTCCATAAAACCCGATTTTGATGCTGCACTTATCGATCTTGCCCTGCTTTACGAAAAGTTGGGAAGACTTGATGAAGCTGTAGGTGTGTTAAAAGAATTTCTACGATTGCATCCTTTGAATGTCCAGGCACGATTGAAACTGTCTGAATTTTACATGAAAGCTAAAAAATACGATGAGGCTGAGAAGGAGCTCCAGAGGATAACAAAGTTAAGGGGGTTCAATCGGGAAGCTATGTTGAACCTTGGGTTTTTATATTTGGAGACAAAGCGCTATGAGAAAGCAGAGGAAATAATTTCTGAACTTGCCCGTCTGTATTCTGGGGATCATCGGATAACATATTTTCTAGCTCTTATCTACGAAGAGCGAGGGAATTTCAAAGCTGCCAAAGAACAGTTGAAGAAGATTCCATCTGATTCCGAAGTCTACATAAGTGCACTTATCAGGATGGCTGTTGTACTGAAGAAGGAAGGGGTTATGGATGAGGCTATTTCATTGATAGAGAGGAGTCTTGGCGAAAGGAAAGATGAGAATCTCTATCTTTTTCTCTCTTCTCTATATGAGGAGAAGAATGATTACTCAGGGGCCTGTAGAGTGCTTGCAGAAGGGATAAAGCTTTTTCCAAGAAGTGTGGATCTTTACTATGCTTTGGGATCTCTTTATGAGAAGGTGGGTCGGTGGGAAGACGGGGTAGCGCAGATGAAGAAAATTCTGGAAATCGATCCGGATCACGCCGATGCATTGAATTTCATAGGTTACAGCTACGCCGACCGCGGTCTACATCTTGAGGAGGCGGAAAAGCTGATTTCCCGTGCCCTTAAACTTAAACCTGGCAACGGTTACATCATGGATAGTATGGGCTGGGTGTACTTTCGTCAGAACCGTCTTGAGGAGGCCCTTGTTTACCTTAAACAAGCTGCGTCTCTGCTGCCTGAGGATGGAACAATAGCTGAACATCTTGGAGACGTGTTGGTACGGATGGGTCGTTTTAAGGAGGCAGAGGAAGTATATCGACGAGCCCTTATGCTAAACCCCCATAATGAGGGTTTAAAGAAGAAAATTGATGCGCTTAAAGAAAAATGA
- a CDS encoding ketoacyl-ACP synthase III, whose amino-acid sequence MISTFLRATGSYLPEKVVRNADLGSLSLEAQELIYKKTGIVERRHAHDNEYTSDLAIKAASRCLERARIDPTDIDGIVLATSSPDRMQPATATRVQAELGAWRAFAFDINSVCSGSTYGIALCDAFIRSGMYRRILLVGAEVYSRILNKQDMSTYPFFGDGAGALLFEAGDMGAGVIHSCLATDGKGSEVITVPSGGTMLPYDKMTSPKQAYFRMRGAEVLTFSLDKGPKIIRRLLEETGVSMRHVRWFICHQANINIIRGIARELSLPEDRFYVNLDRYGNTAGASVLIALDEVVSNGLVEKGDLVVTVAFGGGLSWGANLIRI is encoded by the coding sequence TTGATAAGTACTTTTCTTAGAGCCACAGGGAGTTACCTGCCAGAAAAGGTTGTGAGAAACGCAGATTTGGGTTCTCTGTCACTTGAAGCTCAGGAGTTGATTTACAAGAAAACTGGTATTGTTGAGCGTCGGCACGCGCATGACAACGAGTATACTTCTGACTTGGCTATTAAGGCGGCAAGCAGGTGTCTTGAAAGAGCAAGAATCGATCCCACCGATATAGATGGAATTGTTCTTGCGACATCATCTCCCGATCGCATGCAGCCCGCCACGGCAACGAGGGTTCAGGCTGAGCTCGGAGCTTGGAGGGCGTTTGCTTTTGATATAAATTCTGTCTGCTCCGGTAGTACGTATGGTATTGCTTTATGCGATGCGTTCATTCGTTCCGGTATGTATAGGAGGATTCTGTTAGTTGGTGCAGAGGTCTACTCTCGTATTTTAAACAAGCAGGATATGAGTACTTATCCCTTTTTCGGGGACGGTGCTGGAGCTCTTCTATTCGAGGCTGGGGATATGGGTGCAGGTGTTATCCATTCATGTCTAGCTACAGATGGTAAGGGGTCAGAGGTGATTACGGTTCCTAGTGGTGGTACGATGTTGCCCTATGATAAAATGACCTCCCCAAAACAAGCTTATTTCCGCATGCGGGGTGCAGAAGTGCTTACGTTTTCTCTTGATAAAGGACCTAAGATAATAAGGCGTCTTCTTGAAGAGACAGGAGTTAGTATGCGGCATGTACGGTGGTTTATCTGCCATCAGGCGAATATAAATATAATAAGAGGTATAGCTCGGGAGTTGTCGTTGCCGGAGGATCGTTTCTACGTGAATCTTGACCGTTATGGAAACACAGCAGGTGCTTCAGTGTTGATAGCTCTTGACGAAGTAGTAAGTAATGGTCTCGTTGAGAAGGGGGATCTTGTAGTAACCGTTGCATTTGGAGGAGGACTGTCATGGGGTGCTAATCTTATTCGCATCTAA
- a CDS encoding divergent polysaccharide deacetylase family protein, with amino-acid sequence MSSRKRRERRWWFLSFLVFLVCVSLVVKKWYGWYERSIYRRERSPISPQSSQPSKKHLLERSSPEREVAIVIDDVGGDLFIVKELLAVDAPLTFAVLPDSSRAREVASIIHQAGREVILHLPMEPEDPGKRSKGMLLSSMVEDELRQLLDEALKAVPFVSGVNNHMGSSFMQNEDKVEIVLKELKKRGLFFVDSLTTPNSTGMTVARELDLPFASRTMFIDNLMETPELLVDGLSRKKGPHILFGHPYRCTVEGMDKLVALLRERGFVIVSVSNIVKWRSNEHREK; translated from the coding sequence GTGAGCAGCAGAAAGAGGCGGGAGAGGCGTTGGTGGTTCCTTTCCTTTCTGGTGTTTTTGGTATGTGTTTCACTTGTGGTAAAAAAGTGGTACGGATGGTACGAGAGATCCATATACCGTCGCGAGAGATCCCCTATTTCACCACAGTCTTCACAACCCAGTAAAAAGCATTTACTGGAAAGATCTTCACCAGAGAGAGAAGTGGCAATTGTAATTGATGATGTCGGTGGCGATTTGTTTATAGTCAAAGAGCTACTTGCCGTTGACGCACCACTTACGTTCGCTGTTCTTCCTGATTCTTCTCGCGCTAGAGAAGTTGCCTCAATCATCCATCAAGCAGGTCGTGAGGTTATACTCCATTTGCCCATGGAACCGGAGGACCCGGGGAAGCGATCAAAAGGAATGCTTTTGTCATCGATGGTCGAAGATGAGTTACGTCAGTTACTGGATGAGGCACTGAAGGCAGTTCCCTTTGTTTCTGGAGTAAATAACCATATGGGCTCTTCATTCATGCAGAATGAGGATAAAGTGGAGATTGTTCTCAAAGAGTTGAAAAAAAGGGGGCTTTTCTTTGTGGACAGTTTAACTACACCGAACAGTACAGGTATGACAGTTGCACGTGAGTTGGACTTGCCATTCGCATCCCGCACGATGTTTATTGATAATTTAATGGAAACACCGGAGCTTTTAGTTGACGGTCTATCACGGAAAAAGGGACCTCATATCCTGTTTGGTCATCCTTACAGATGTACTGTGGAGGGAATGGATAAACTAGTTGCTTTGCTAAGAGAGAGGGGTTTTGTTATAGTTTCTGTGTCAAATATTGTGAAATGGAGAAGCAATGAGCATCGGGAGAAGTAA
- the ybgF gene encoding tol-pal system protein YbgF codes for MKKAALWGVILLFISGCATSGDIDRLKTEANVRIDGLEGKLHSMGSEMAKLQSETGKLNETMAGLRKSSADLRADLTEIREQIQQIRGQIESLQKNVANIQGKTGELKELRERIENINFKINFIEKYLDIGKKETAHLENKSKQNGTVSTTKESLYLAALEKFKAGRYEEALSEFQRFLEKYPKSDYSANAQFWLGECYYYTQQFEKAILEYDKVVRDFPKSNKVPHALLKQGLCFIRLGDNTSARAVLQTIIKDFPNTNPAKIARSKLLEMH; via the coding sequence ATGAAAAAGGCGGCTCTTTGGGGTGTTATTCTCTTGTTCATTTCAGGCTGTGCTACTTCTGGGGATATAGACAGACTGAAGACCGAGGCAAATGTACGGATAGACGGCCTGGAAGGAAAGCTGCACTCTATGGGGTCAGAAATGGCAAAACTTCAAAGTGAAACGGGAAAACTAAATGAAACAATGGCAGGGTTAAGAAAGAGTTCCGCTGACCTCCGGGCCGATCTTACCGAGATACGGGAACAGATACAACAGATAAGAGGCCAAATAGAGTCTTTACAGAAAAACGTGGCGAACATTCAGGGAAAAACAGGTGAACTTAAAGAATTGCGGGAACGAATTGAGAATATCAACTTTAAAATCAACTTCATAGAAAAATACCTAGACATTGGAAAAAAAGAAACAGCTCACTTAGAGAACAAAAGCAAACAAAACGGAACAGTCTCCACAACCAAAGAATCGCTATATTTAGCTGCTCTCGAAAAATTCAAGGCCGGCCGTTATGAAGAGGCCCTTTCGGAGTTTCAACGCTTTCTGGAAAAATACCCAAAATCTGATTACTCCGCGAATGCCCAGTTCTGGCTCGGTGAGTGTTACTACTACACTCAGCAGTTCGAAAAGGCCATTTTGGAGTACGACAAGGTCGTCAGGGATTTTCCAAAAAGCAATAAAGTTCCACATGCCCTTTTGAAACAGGGCCTATGCTTTATACGTCTTGGAGACAACACAAGCGCAAGAGCAGTTCTACAAACAATCATAAAGGATTTCCCCAACACCAACCCAGCAAAGATAGCCCGGAGTAAATTACTCGAGATGCATTAG